A stretch of the Sulfurospirillum sp. UCH001 genome encodes the following:
- a CDS encoding class 1 fructose-bisphosphatase, which produces MQEIYDAIKRSAIRIREAIEFDDTGYSENINSTGDTQLKLDIKSDLIIEEEFAKVLSIKEIVSEEKEDKTPLHDNGIYGIGYDPLDGSSLIDVNLSVGSIFGIYEGGYDGKHLKAAVYVVYGPRVELVIAEDDVKMYRLNKNNEFVFIKEIKLKEKGKLNAPGSTQMCWEPKHKALIDAIFADGYRLRYSGGMVPDLHQILLKGGGLFSYPATSDVPKGKLRMIFEVFPFAFVYEKAGGEAIDGKRRVLDLSPSHPHDTTPCFFGSHAEIERVKKCYE; this is translated from the coding sequence ATGCAAGAAATTTATGACGCTATAAAACGTTCTGCTATTCGAATTCGTGAAGCGATTGAATTTGATGATACAGGCTATTCTGAGAACATCAACTCTACGGGTGATACCCAACTCAAACTGGACATCAAAAGTGACCTCATCATCGAAGAAGAGTTTGCTAAAGTTCTTTCTATCAAAGAAATTGTCAGCGAAGAAAAAGAAGACAAAACGCCTCTGCATGACAATGGCATCTATGGCATTGGTTATGACCCGCTAGACGGTTCTAGCCTCATCGATGTGAACTTAAGCGTTGGTTCTATCTTTGGTATCTATGAAGGTGGTTACGATGGTAAACATCTTAAAGCAGCCGTCTATGTTGTTTATGGTCCTCGTGTTGAACTCGTCATCGCAGAAGATGATGTCAAAATGTACCGCCTCAATAAAAATAACGAATTTGTTTTCATCAAAGAGATTAAACTGAAAGAAAAAGGTAAACTCAACGCTCCAGGCTCAACCCAAATGTGTTGGGAGCCTAAACATAAAGCCCTTATTGATGCCATTTTTGCTGATGGGTATCGTTTACGTTACTCTGGAGGTATGGTGCCAGACTTGCATCAAATCCTTCTCAAAGGTGGTGGACTGTTCTCTTATCCTGCAACCAGTGATGTGCCTAAAGGCAAACTTCGTATGATTTTTGAAGTCTTCCCTTTTGCATTCGTTTATGAAAAAGCGGGTGGCGAAGCAATCGATGGCAAAAGAAGAGTACTTGACCTCTCTCCTTCACATCCTCATGATACTACACCATGTTTCTTTGGATCACATGCTGAAATAGAACGCGTTAAGAAGTGTTATGAGTAG
- a CDS encoding HAD family hydrolase → MIELLVFDVDGCLTDGGIMYGNSDVEEFKTFHVKDGFGIVSWMKLGKKTAIITGRSSRVVERRAKELGITYLYQDVKNKKAVLQEILEKEGLRFDQVAAIGDDLNDLSLLRAVGLSFAPADALPMVTESVNIVLTKEGGKAAVREMIDIVVEKENLSEAFVKLWL, encoded by the coding sequence ATGATTGAATTATTGGTTTTTGATGTGGATGGTTGTCTTACCGATGGTGGAATTATGTATGGCAACAGTGACGTTGAAGAGTTTAAAACGTTTCATGTTAAAGATGGTTTTGGTATTGTTTCATGGATGAAGTTAGGTAAAAAAACAGCCATTATTACAGGGAGAAGTTCACGTGTTGTAGAGCGTCGTGCAAAAGAACTTGGCATTACGTATCTTTATCAAGATGTGAAAAATAAAAAAGCAGTCTTGCAAGAGATATTAGAAAAAGAAGGACTTCGTTTTGACCAAGTCGCCGCTATTGGAGATGATTTGAATGATTTATCTCTTTTACGTGCAGTTGGACTCTCTTTCGCTCCAGCAGATGCTTTGCCGATGGTGACAGAATCTGTTAATATTGTGCTTACAAAAGAGGGTGGAAAAGCGGCAGTTCGAGAGATGATCGACATTGTAGTCGAAAAAGAAAACTTGAGTGAGGCATTTGTAAAACTTTGGCTCTAA
- the yihA gene encoding ribosome biogenesis GTP-binding protein YihA/YsxC — MIKVKDAFFVKSASKMEETTPEGMSEVAFIGRSNVGKSSIINALTNKKGLAKSSSTPGKTRLINFFQIVLSKDEKTYHAQLVDLPGFGYAKVSHSLKEEWQKNLTDYIKRRASIRTFVHLIDSRHPFLEIDQAVHDYLQEIVRPDQTILRIFTKLDKLKQSEISVIKKNYPDAILVSSSSKKGIDKALNAIFETLFGEKL, encoded by the coding sequence GTGATCAAAGTTAAAGACGCTTTCTTTGTGAAGTCTGCTTCCAAAATGGAAGAGACGACACCAGAAGGTATGAGCGAGGTCGCGTTTATTGGGCGAAGTAATGTGGGTAAAAGCTCCATTATTAATGCACTGACCAATAAAAAAGGACTGGCAAAAAGCTCTTCAACCCCAGGTAAAACACGGCTTATCAACTTTTTTCAAATTGTTTTGAGCAAGGATGAAAAAACATACCATGCGCAGTTGGTTGATCTTCCAGGCTTTGGATATGCAAAAGTATCTCACAGCCTTAAAGAAGAGTGGCAGAAAAACTTGACAGATTATATTAAAAGACGTGCTTCCATTCGTACATTTGTACACCTGATTGATTCAAGACACCCTTTCTTAGAGATAGATCAAGCGGTACATGACTATTTACAAGAAATTGTAAGACCTGATCAGACTATTTTACGTATTTTTACGAAATTGGATAAATTAAAACAGAGTGAAATTAGTGTGATTAAAAAAAATTATCCAGATGCTATTTTGGTTTCTAGCAGTAGTAAAAAAGGAATTGACAAGGCTTTGAACGCTATTTTTGAAACGCTTTTTGGAGAGAAATTATGA
- a CDS encoding septal ring lytic transglycosylase RlpA family protein translates to MSFRKISGLSLCVVMLLSFYGCASRNDSYAYRGPRPTPTMAPPEGSGPINDSAAMHKATMRPYTIDGKTYTPTMVSVGDYFSGISSWYGKDFHGKKTSNGEVYNMYDMTAAHKTLPMNTMLKVTNLKNNKSIVVRVNDRGPFVGTRIIDLSYTAATRIDLVANGTGPVGIEVIGFAGVVAPAGVPKESVVETDYLIQIGAFRSKDGATRYAQSNMNVNNRYNAIIKEGTFENQPIYRVWLKGFGSEAEASDFIAKGLYKGSFIVRE, encoded by the coding sequence TTGTCATTCCGAAAAATTAGTGGATTAAGCCTTTGTGTTGTGATGCTTTTATCCTTTTATGGATGTGCTTCTAGAAACGATAGTTATGCTTATCGAGGTCCTCGTCCTACGCCTACAATGGCACCACCTGAAGGAAGCGGCCCTATTAATGATTCTGCCGCGATGCATAAAGCAACGATGCGTCCTTATACCATCGATGGAAAAACGTATACACCTACCATGGTTAGTGTAGGAGATTATTTTAGTGGAATCTCCAGTTGGTATGGTAAAGATTTTCATGGTAAAAAAACTTCCAATGGTGAAGTTTACAATATGTATGATATGACAGCTGCGCATAAAACACTTCCAATGAATACGATGCTTAAGGTGACCAATCTCAAAAATAATAAAAGTATTGTGGTACGTGTCAATGACCGTGGTCCTTTTGTTGGTACACGCATTATTGATCTCTCCTATACGGCTGCAACACGCATAGATCTTGTTGCCAATGGCACAGGTCCTGTTGGAATTGAAGTTATAGGTTTTGCTGGTGTTGTAGCCCCTGCAGGAGTTCCAAAAGAGAGCGTGGTTGAAACAGATTATCTCATCCAAATTGGTGCGTTTAGAAGTAAAGATGGTGCAACACGTTATGCTCAAAGCAATATGAATGTTAATAATCGCTACAATGCGATTATTAAAGAGGGAACCTTTGAAAATCAACCGATTTATCGTGTATGGCTGAAAGGATTTGGCAGTGAAGCAGAAGCCTCTGATTTCATTGCAAAAGGGCTTTATAAAGGCTCATTTATCGTAAGGGAATAG
- the lptA gene encoding lipopolysaccharide transport periplasmic protein LptA, producing the protein MKRLIALCLGISSMLVAAEVEVTAEKFFADEKKKISIFEGHVVVIKEGDKLTAKKVTIEFDDKKQPIRYIATGDAKGNLTMNQKKYYGEAEKMTYEPSKSLYTLEKKAFLHEIETDKKVYGDFIRVDQISGHYEVDGKGAAPVKFIFKVEDKKQ; encoded by the coding sequence ATGAAAAGACTTATAGCACTTTGTTTAGGTATTTCAAGTATGCTTGTAGCTGCAGAAGTTGAAGTGACAGCAGAGAAATTTTTTGCAGATGAAAAGAAAAAAATCAGTATTTTTGAGGGACATGTTGTTGTCATCAAAGAGGGTGATAAGTTGACTGCAAAAAAAGTGACCATAGAATTTGATGATAAAAAACAGCCTATCCGTTATATTGCTACAGGTGATGCAAAAGGCAACTTAACGATGAACCAGAAGAAGTATTATGGTGAAGCAGAAAAAATGACATATGAGCCAAGCAAAAGCCTTTACACATTAGAGAAAAAAGCATTTTTGCATGAGATTGAAACCGATAAAAAAGTGTATGGTGATTTTATTCGCGTAGACCAAATCAGTGGTCACTATGAAGTAGATGGCAAAGGTGCTGCACCTGTAAAATTTATCTTCAAGGTTGAGGATAAAAAACAGTGA
- the hisB gene encoding imidazoleglycerol-phosphate dehydratase HisB, producing the protein MQTVQRITKETQISVELEINGTGTANIKTGIGFFDHMLEAFAKHSFIDLTLSCKGDTHIDFHHSVEDVGIVLGQALRASIYPIECVERYGNAVVVMDEAAVECALDLSNRAYLVYEVDMEGKVGEFDVELAEEFFRALIVNAGISAHIVARRGKNKHHLLEAAFKAFAVALRRSLVKNERAGIPSTKGVL; encoded by the coding sequence ATGCAAACAGTACAACGCATAACCAAAGAGACACAGATTAGTGTGGAATTAGAAATAAATGGTACAGGAACTGCCAATATTAAAACAGGTATTGGTTTTTTTGATCATATGCTTGAAGCATTTGCAAAACATTCATTCATCGATTTAACACTTAGTTGTAAAGGCGATACGCATATTGATTTTCACCACAGCGTTGAAGATGTAGGTATCGTTTTAGGACAAGCCTTGCGTGCTTCTATTTACCCAATTGAGTGCGTTGAGCGTTATGGAAATGCTGTTGTCGTGATGGATGAAGCTGCGGTTGAGTGTGCTCTTGATCTCAGTAATCGTGCTTATTTAGTCTATGAAGTTGATATGGAAGGCAAAGTAGGCGAGTTTGATGTTGAACTCGCGGAAGAGTTTTTTAGAGCGCTTATAGTGAATGCTGGCATAAGTGCACATATCGTAGCACGCCGTGGAAAAAATAAGCATCATCTTTTAGAGGCTGCGTTTAAAGCATTTGCTGTCGCACTTCGTCGTAGTCTTGTTAAAAATGAACGTGCTGGAATTCCTAGTACTAAGGGTGTATTGTAA
- a CDS encoding N-acetyltransferase: protein MITYTKAKLSDIVHMQDVVKPEVEKGIILFRSSDEMATNIRSYILAKENDQIIGFGALHFHADDLAEIRSLVVKDGCRGKGVGKGIIENLLKEGESLGVKKVFTLTYQKAFFESVGFSEIPKEALPAHKIWADCIKCKHFPICDEIALIKTI, encoded by the coding sequence ATGATTACTTATACCAAAGCAAAACTCAGCGATATTGTACATATGCAAGATGTTGTTAAGCCAGAAGTAGAAAAAGGTATTATTCTCTTTCGAAGTTCGGATGAGATGGCAACCAATATTCGTTCTTACATCTTAGCGAAAGAAAACGATCAAATCATTGGATTTGGCGCTCTACATTTTCATGCCGATGATCTAGCAGAAATACGCAGTCTTGTTGTAAAAGATGGTTGTAGAGGTAAAGGTGTTGGTAAAGGAATAATCGAAAACCTCCTAAAAGAGGGTGAGTCATTAGGTGTTAAAAAAGTCTTTACACTAACGTATCAAAAAGCTTTTTTTGAATCAGTTGGTTTTAGTGAAATTCCTAAAGAGGCGCTTCCTGCTCATAAAATTTGGGCGGATTGTATTAAATGCAAACATTTTCCAATATGCGACGAAATAGCGCTGATCAAAACTATCTAA
- the ybeY gene encoding rRNA maturation RNase YbeY, producing the protein MLLIDNESNTPLQLDILEKICKEHTSKEVELLIIDGQSMHELNLEHRGMDKTTDVLSFPVDDFPHAPLGSIVINYELASQKAQELGHTIEEETTLLFIHGMLHLLGFDHEIDHGEMREEEKAWIKQYNLPESLIVRTEE; encoded by the coding sequence ATGTTACTCATCGATAACGAATCCAATACACCTTTACAGCTTGATATCTTGGAAAAAATCTGCAAAGAGCATACATCAAAAGAGGTTGAACTGCTCATCATTGATGGGCAAAGTATGCACGAGCTCAATCTTGAACATAGGGGTATGGATAAAACGACAGATGTGTTAAGCTTCCCTGTTGATGATTTTCCACATGCCCCTCTTGGTTCTATTGTCATTAACTACGAGCTAGCTTCTCAAAAAGCACAAGAGTTAGGTCATACTATAGAGGAAGAGACAACGCTTCTTTTTATCCACGGGATGCTGCACTTACTAGGCTTTGATCATGAAATTGATCATGGAGAAATGAGAGAAGAAGAAAAAGCATGGATCAAGCAGTATAATTTACCAGAAAGTTTAATTGTTCGCACAGAGGAGTAA
- the mrdA gene encoding penicillin-binding protein 2 — MRIKITLAIFISVWIALLVRVYYISIKSNAYYEEIAKQNAVKVEELAPLRGVILDRKLKPLSVNRLGFSIGLKPRLSLKSNRTVLEEEIAFLAETLPDASVKDMMKEYVKADSAYNHDFVDVISFIPYEKLIPHFAKIAQHDNLQIKITSKRHYPYGSLASHVIGYVGKSNTQDVAEDATAKLVGFSGKTGIEKYYNTVLQGIKGEKKTKVTAFNQEIEQVSKTLPVSNDLVLSLDLELQRYIAELFGDDSGAVVVMNAKNGEILAAASFPEYDLNKFVSGITREEWAILANDLNHPFTNKLVNGLYPPGSVVKMGVGMAMMNSGIITPNTTFESTGTMELGGRVFRDWKKEGHGMISYVRAIRESCDDYFYKASLKTGIDIIAPFLSKIGFAAKTGIDLPREFMGTVPSREWKKARFGKGWSQGETLISSIGQGYFLVTPVQVAKYTAFLATGNGVTPHFVSKINDVPLDFPVDPNIVSESEKRYLKVTREGMYEVANVPGGTALRHINVTAPFKIAAKTGTAQVVGISQTDKKRMREEDMDYYQRSHAWLTTYGPYENPQYVVTVLVEHGGHGGSEGGPIASKIFDKLYQMGYITIDTPTKGK; from the coding sequence GTGAGAATTAAGATTACGCTTGCTATCTTCATTTCGGTGTGGATTGCTCTTTTAGTACGGGTTTATTATATTAGCATTAAGTCCAATGCATATTATGAAGAGATAGCAAAACAAAATGCGGTTAAAGTAGAAGAACTTGCGCCTTTACGTGGAGTTATCTTAGATCGCAAACTTAAACCTCTTTCTGTCAATCGTTTAGGTTTCTCAATTGGATTAAAACCAAGACTAAGTCTCAAATCAAATCGAACTGTGTTAGAAGAAGAGATTGCTTTTTTAGCAGAGACATTGCCAGATGCGAGTGTGAAAGATATGATGAAAGAGTATGTCAAAGCAGACTCTGCATACAATCATGATTTTGTCGATGTTATTAGTTTTATCCCCTATGAAAAACTGATTCCACACTTTGCCAAAATCGCGCAACATGACAACCTTCAGATCAAAATTACTTCTAAAAGGCATTATCCTTATGGCTCGCTTGCCTCACATGTGATTGGTTATGTGGGTAAGTCAAATACTCAAGATGTTGCAGAAGATGCTACAGCCAAGCTAGTAGGTTTTTCAGGTAAAACAGGTATTGAGAAGTACTATAATACTGTTTTGCAGGGTATTAAAGGTGAAAAAAAGACAAAAGTAACAGCGTTTAACCAAGAGATTGAGCAGGTGAGTAAAACACTGCCTGTCAGTAATGATCTTGTGCTTAGTCTTGATTTAGAATTGCAACGTTATATTGCAGAACTTTTTGGAGATGATAGTGGTGCTGTGGTGGTTATGAATGCTAAAAATGGTGAAATATTAGCAGCAGCCAGTTTCCCAGAGTATGATTTAAATAAATTCGTGAGCGGTATCACTCGGGAAGAGTGGGCAATCTTAGCAAATGATTTAAACCATCCTTTTACCAATAAACTCGTTAATGGTCTCTACCCTCCAGGCTCTGTTGTCAAAATGGGCGTGGGAATGGCAATGATGAATTCTGGCATTATTACTCCCAATACAACGTTTGAATCTACCGGTACGATGGAACTTGGTGGACGGGTGTTCCGTGATTGGAAAAAAGAGGGACATGGTATGATCTCGTATGTTCGAGCAATTCGTGAGAGTTGTGATGACTACTTTTACAAAGCAAGCCTCAAAACGGGTATTGATATTATTGCACCATTTCTTTCTAAAATAGGATTTGCTGCAAAAACAGGTATTGATCTTCCTCGTGAGTTTATGGGAACCGTACCAAGCCGTGAATGGAAAAAAGCACGCTTTGGTAAGGGATGGTCACAAGGTGAAACGCTCATTAGCTCCATTGGTCAAGGATACTTCCTTGTAACGCCTGTTCAAGTAGCCAAATATACCGCTTTCTTAGCGACAGGTAATGGAGTTACCCCTCATTTTGTAAGTAAAATAAACGATGTTCCACTTGATTTTCCAGTTGATCCTAATATTGTCAGTGAGAGCGAAAAACGCTATCTAAAAGTTACTCGTGAGGGTATGTATGAAGTTGCCAATGTCCCTGGTGGTACGGCATTAAGACATATCAATGTAACAGCACCTTTTAAAATCGCTGCAAAGACAGGAACAGCACAAGTTGTTGGTATTTCTCAAACTGATAAAAAACGTATGCGTGAAGAAGATATGGACTATTATCAACGCTCTCACGCATGGTTAACAACGTATGGCCCTTATGAAAATCCTCAGTATGTTGTCACTGTTTTAGTTGAGCATGGAGGTCATGGTGGTAGTGAAGGTGGACCAATTGCCTCTAAAATCTTCGATAAGCTTTATCAAATGGGTTATATCACTATCGATACTCCTACTAAAGGAAAATAA
- a CDS encoding lytic transglycosylase domain-containing protein, producing MYKVILILFFLFQSLHAFLNTDNNYEKQLTALKNFDLPNTFLKDSIFISMKEDVEVYKTKHFLRTLESGDRFVPILQKKMQEAGVPTEFLYLAMTESSFDPYSSSPAKASGLWQFIPETARRYGLVENAFVDERRDPIKSTEAAIAYLKRLHDMFGKWYLAALAYNCGEGAVTKAIAKAGTDDINVLLDESQKYLPKESRLYIRKILMMSFISGSTDIMLDNGSEYLLNRANNATFVSVSVPSGTHLKDVSESIGISLRELKSYNPHLKHAFTSPIGSKGYLYIPQDRQIAFTQNFDQTKEPQKYAVYTTQKGDSLQSIAKRYGMSTQSLMELNNLKSAALKPKTELVVAGGTPMPVSTPASTSGAEKIYIIKAGDTIETVSKKYDIPVAQLIKANKKKNALVKVGESIVIPKN from the coding sequence ATGTATAAGGTTATTTTAATCCTTTTTTTCCTGTTTCAGAGTCTCCATGCTTTTTTAAATACCGATAATAACTACGAAAAACAACTCACCGCTCTTAAAAACTTCGACCTTCCAAACACCTTTTTAAAAGATTCTATCTTTATCTCAATGAAAGAAGATGTTGAAGTTTATAAGACCAAACACTTTTTGCGTACGCTAGAAAGTGGCGATCGTTTTGTGCCTATCTTGCAGAAAAAAATGCAAGAAGCAGGAGTCCCAACAGAATTCTTATACCTTGCTATGACTGAATCAAGTTTTGATCCTTATTCTTCTTCTCCTGCTAAAGCTTCTGGTCTTTGGCAGTTTATCCCAGAAACAGCGCGTCGTTATGGACTTGTTGAAAATGCTTTCGTTGATGAAAGACGTGATCCTATCAAATCCACAGAAGCTGCTATTGCATATTTAAAACGTTTACATGATATGTTTGGAAAATGGTATCTTGCTGCATTAGCGTATAATTGCGGTGAAGGTGCTGTTACAAAAGCGATTGCAAAAGCGGGTACAGATGACATTAATGTTCTCTTAGATGAGAGCCAAAAGTATCTTCCCAAGGAAAGCAGACTTTATATTCGCAAAATTTTGATGATGAGCTTTATCTCAGGTAGTACAGATATCATGCTTGACAATGGCTCTGAATACCTTTTAAATCGAGCCAATAATGCAACGTTTGTTTCAGTCTCTGTACCAAGTGGTACACACCTTAAAGATGTATCTGAAAGTATTGGTATTTCGTTACGTGAACTAAAATCGTACAATCCTCATCTAAAACACGCTTTCACTTCTCCTATCGGATCAAAAGGGTATCTTTATATTCCGCAAGATCGTCAAATTGCATTCACTCAAAATTTTGATCAAACCAAAGAGCCTCAAAAATATGCTGTTTACACCACCCAAAAAGGTGACTCTCTACAAAGTATTGCTAAAAGATATGGGATGAGTACTCAATCGTTAATGGAACTTAATAATCTTAAAAGTGCTGCACTCAAGCCTAAAACAGAATTGGTTGTCGCTGGTGGTACACCGATGCCAGTTTCAACTCCTGCCTCTACAAGTGGCGCTGAAAAAATTTATATTATTAAAGCAGGCGATACGATAGAAACTGTATCTAAAAAATACGATATTCCTGTCGCACAATTGATTAAAGCCAATAAGAAAAAGAATGCCCTTGTGAAAGTGGGAGAGAGTATTGTCATTCCGAAAAATTAG
- a CDS encoding DJ-1/PfpI family protein → MVTIGIVIFPQVEELDFVAPFEVLSYINKIQSNSTKVLLIAPTEEPIHAFNGLRVLPDVTLKNCPPLDILLFPGGKGRSEWMQKSMIQTFIKTRYEELTYLASVCTGAFFLAEAGMLLGKEATTYHSAFDELANYGVNVVSSKVVHDGKIITAGGVSSGLELGFYLLRELFGVTLAQEVADKIEYKINITHL, encoded by the coding sequence ATGGTAACGATTGGTATTGTGATTTTTCCACAAGTCGAAGAGCTTGATTTTGTAGCCCCTTTTGAAGTGTTAAGCTATATCAATAAAATACAATCCAATAGTACAAAAGTCCTTCTTATCGCTCCAACAGAAGAGCCCATTCACGCATTCAATGGTCTTCGAGTCCTCCCCGATGTCACTTTGAAGAATTGCCCTCCCTTAGATATTTTACTTTTCCCTGGTGGAAAAGGCCGAAGTGAATGGATGCAAAAATCTATGATACAAACATTCATCAAAACACGTTACGAAGAGTTGACATACCTTGCGTCCGTATGCACAGGAGCGTTTTTTCTTGCAGAAGCGGGTATGCTCTTAGGTAAAGAAGCAACAACGTATCATAGTGCCTTTGATGAACTGGCAAATTATGGTGTTAACGTTGTCTCTTCCAAAGTAGTACATGATGGAAAGATTATTACCGCAGGTGGAGTCAGTTCAGGATTGGAATTGGGATTTTATCTTTTACGTGAACTCTTTGGGGTTACCTTAGCGCAAGAAGTTGCTGATAAAATTGAATATAAAATCAATATAACGCATCTTTAA
- the metG gene encoding methionine--tRNA ligase, with product MSQKAYITTPIYYVNDVPHIGHAYTTIIADTMARYYRLKGYETYFLTGTDEHGQKIEEAAKMRGKTPQAYADEISGKFRALWDEFEISYDKFIRTTDVEHKTGVQKAFQVMFDKGDIYKGEYEGHYCVSCETFFTDTQLVDEDKCPDCGKLTRLVKEESYFFKLSKYQEDLIKWYNNDEKCVLPKGKKNEVISFVKQGLRDLSITRTSFDWGVKLPASMNDDKHVMYVWLDALLNYTTALGYGTDEKNMDFWPATIHLVGKDILRFHAIYWPAFLMSLGLALPKHVAAHGWWTRNGEKMSKSKGNVVNPKEVADAYGLENFRYFMLREVPFGQDGDFSQKALMDRINSDLGNELGNLLNRIIGMSGKYSNGVVNSKDVSNFHANELAAVDEILKNVENNLLELQTNRYLEDLWKALSIANQAITVHEPWVKIKEGKVDQALALVALVSNILARVAILLHPVMPKTTVTIAKALGFEITTANYDKYVVRKSFLDEFPIEKVPPLFPRIEEELMAQPTPPVVVEAAPAKKDKKEAKIESIITIDQFFETSLKIGTVLEASILEGSDRLLKLKVDLGESEPRQIVAGIREYYTPEELINTQVCVVANLKPATIKGLLSQGMLLAAKDKEGLCLVRPERPRQTGASIG from the coding sequence ATGTCTCAAAAAGCCTACATTACAACCCCGATCTATTATGTTAACGATGTTCCTCACATCGGACATGCGTACACGACCATTATCGCAGATACCATGGCACGTTACTACCGTCTTAAAGGCTATGAGACCTATTTTCTAACAGGTACCGATGAGCACGGTCAAAAAATTGAAGAAGCGGCAAAAATGCGTGGTAAAACACCACAAGCCTATGCTGATGAAATCAGTGGAAAATTTAGAGCACTTTGGGATGAGTTTGAAATAAGCTACGATAAATTTATTCGTACTACCGATGTTGAGCATAAAACAGGTGTTCAAAAAGCCTTTCAAGTGATGTTTGACAAAGGTGACATCTACAAAGGTGAATATGAAGGTCACTACTGTGTCAGCTGTGAAACATTCTTTACAGACACCCAACTCGTTGATGAAGACAAATGCCCTGATTGTGGCAAGCTCACACGTTTAGTCAAAGAAGAAAGCTACTTCTTTAAACTTTCAAAATACCAAGAAGACCTTATCAAATGGTACAACAACGATGAGAAATGTGTCCTTCCAAAAGGCAAAAAAAATGAAGTCATCAGCTTTGTCAAACAAGGACTTCGTGATCTTTCCATCACGCGTACCAGCTTTGATTGGGGTGTAAAACTTCCTGCTTCCATGAACGATGATAAACACGTGATGTACGTTTGGCTTGATGCCCTTCTTAACTACACAACTGCTTTAGGGTATGGTACCGATGAGAAAAATATGGACTTTTGGCCGGCAACCATTCATCTTGTGGGTAAAGACATTCTTCGTTTTCATGCGATTTACTGGCCAGCATTTTTGATGAGCCTTGGTTTGGCTCTGCCAAAACACGTTGCGGCACACGGCTGGTGGACACGTAATGGCGAGAAAATGAGTAAAAGCAAAGGCAATGTCGTCAACCCTAAAGAGGTTGCTGATGCGTATGGCTTAGAAAACTTTAGATATTTTATGCTTCGTGAAGTTCCGTTTGGTCAAGACGGTGACTTTAGCCAAAAAGCGTTGATGGATCGCATCAATTCAGACCTTGGGAATGAACTTGGAAACCTCCTCAATCGTATCATAGGTATGAGTGGCAAATACAGCAATGGTGTGGTTAATTCTAAAGATGTAAGCAATTTCCATGCAAACGAACTTGCGGCAGTCGATGAGATTTTAAAAAATGTAGAAAACAACCTTTTAGAGCTTCAAACGAACCGTTATTTAGAAGATCTATGGAAAGCCCTTAGTATTGCGAATCAAGCCATTACCGTGCATGAGCCATGGGTAAAAATCAAAGAAGGCAAAGTTGATCAAGCACTCGCACTTGTGGCATTGGTATCGAATATCTTGGCACGCGTTGCAATTTTACTCCATCCTGTTATGCCAAAAACGACTGTAACGATTGCTAAAGCATTAGGCTTTGAGATCACAACAGCAAACTATGATAAATATGTTGTTAGAAAAAGCTTTTTAGATGAATTCCCAATTGAAAAAGTACCACCTCTTTTCCCTCGTATTGAAGAAGAATTGATGGCACAACCAACACCACCTGTTGTGGTTGAAGCTGCACCTGCAAAAAAAGATAAAAAAGAGGCAAAAATTGAGTCTATCATTACTATTGATCAATTTTTTGAAACCTCTCTCAAAATTGGAACCGTTTTAGAAGCGAGTATCTTAGAGGGAAGTGATCGTCTCTTAAAACTCAAAGTCGATCTTGGTGAGAGTGAACCTAGACAAATTGTTGCGGGTATTCGTGAATATTACACTCCTGAAGAGCTTATCAACACTCAAGTGTGTGTTGTAGCAAACTTGAAGCCTGCAACCATCAAAGGATTACTCAGCCAAGGTATGTTATTAGCGGCTAAAGATAAAGAGGGACTTTGCCTTGTACGACCTGAACGACCACGCCAAACTGGCGCATCTATTGGATGA